One genomic region from Arenicella chitinivorans encodes:
- a CDS encoding cation diffusion facilitator family transporter: MKVKTVLIIEALTDIVLMMIKLTVGMITNSSAIISDALHSLTDLANNGIALIAIRLSEQPSDADHHYGHRKFEHLAVFSLAVLLSVVALELVSNAIRNYGEHVAQSGIGMVVLLVALGCNVALTAWEHYWASRLDSDLLQADAKHTLSDVLTTVAVIGGWQFAALGYYWVDTLMAIVVAVVILVLAFRLLLRAVPILVDASQHPPAELAAEIEKVGQVERVRQVRARNTKDGNYADVIITVDPTMPTVNAHHVTEQIEALLKRQFDIHDVVVHVEPSE; this comes from the coding sequence ATGAAGGTAAAAACTGTCCTGATCATCGAAGCGCTGACCGACATCGTCTTAATGATGATTAAGTTGACGGTGGGCATGATTACCAATTCGAGTGCCATTATTAGCGACGCACTACACTCTCTGACTGACTTGGCAAACAACGGCATTGCATTGATTGCTATTCGTTTATCTGAACAGCCCAGTGACGCCGACCATCATTATGGTCACCGTAAATTTGAGCATTTGGCGGTATTCAGTTTGGCGGTATTGCTCAGTGTGGTGGCTTTAGAGTTGGTGTCGAATGCAATTCGGAATTATGGCGAACATGTCGCGCAGAGTGGGATTGGTATGGTGGTCCTGTTAGTTGCGTTAGGGTGTAACGTCGCATTAACTGCCTGGGAACATTATTGGGCGAGTCGGTTGGATTCTGATCTGCTTCAGGCCGATGCCAAACACACGTTGAGTGACGTGCTTACAACGGTTGCTGTGATCGGAGGCTGGCAATTTGCAGCACTTGGTTACTATTGGGTGGATACCCTGATGGCCATCGTCGTGGCGGTCGTTATTTTAGTTCTCGCTTTTCGCTTATTGCTGCGCGCCGTTCCAATTCTGGTTGATGCTTCACAGCATCCTCCAGCTGAGTTGGCGGCGGAGATCGAAAAAGTCGGTCAGGTCGAACGCGTGCGTCAAGTGCGCGCCAGAAATACGAAAGATGGTAATTATGCCGACGTGATTATCACGGTCGACCCAACTATGCCGACCGTGAATGCGCATCACGTTACCGAACAAATCGAAGCGTTATTGAAGCGTCAATTCGATATTCATGACGTTGTTGTCCACGTCGAGCCAAGCGAGTAA
- a CDS encoding DUF4386 domain-containing protein: MTHQAFNSQQLSHQIGWSLILLIVLGIASALFITPGIDVNLSADIAGTAENMLTAELRLHAAAYLSVLQILLEMFIAIGFFLLLRDHGLVLASWSLVLAIITGVIALLGAVYALNSALIAGNSAFDSIASGNQRSLLISLQVTSDYTSFHLGLVLGSISKAGVFWLFLRSRLIPKLLAAWGVFASLFVVLALIGRDFLPVLGHATVTGAFMACNLVAVVALGLVLGVRGVNTLNK, encoded by the coding sequence ATGACACATCAAGCTTTCAACTCACAGCAACTCAGCCACCAGATAGGATGGTCGCTGATATTGTTGATCGTATTAGGAATAGCAAGCGCACTCTTTATCACGCCAGGTATAGATGTAAACCTCAGCGCTGATATTGCTGGGACGGCCGAAAACATGCTAACGGCAGAACTTAGGCTACACGCTGCAGCCTATCTCTCCGTGCTACAAATTCTGCTGGAGATGTTTATCGCAATCGGTTTTTTTCTACTCTTGCGTGATCACGGCCTAGTGCTTGCATCATGGAGTTTAGTTCTCGCCATCATTACCGGAGTGATTGCCCTGCTGGGGGCAGTTTACGCATTAAATTCAGCGCTGATTGCCGGTAATTCTGCGTTTGATTCGATCGCTAGCGGCAATCAACGGTCACTTCTGATCAGCCTGCAAGTGACCTCAGACTACACCTCTTTCCACTTGGGTCTGGTTCTTGGTAGCATTTCGAAAGCCGGTGTGTTCTGGCTATTTTTGCGTTCAAGACTGATACCAAAGCTGCTCGCAGCGTGGGGCGTCTTTGCATCTTTGTTTGTGGTGCTGGCATTGATCGGCCGAGATTTTCTGCCAGTATTAGGTCACGCTACCGTCACGGGGGCATTTATGGCCTGCAATTTGGTGGCTGTCGTGGCCCTTGGTCTAGTGCTAGGAGTTCGAGGAGTTAATACCCTGAATAAATGA
- a CDS encoding Fe2+-dependent dioxygenase, with protein MAFLIENAIDNHSLLAIQDAVADSSLYQDGKLTAGKSARQVKQNLQADPEAAAILGVKQKIETALASHPLLKRAVYPQRFAKIIISRYQPGMEYGAHIDEACIDNTRTDIAFTLFLSDPDTYSGGELEIHKSDGIEQIKLPAGSAYVYSADTIHRVTPVTAGERFAAIGWIQSKIRLAAHRQTLFDLSQALELLPRNEQNTAARLNILKVKSNLERLWCD; from the coding sequence ATGGCCTTTTTAATTGAAAACGCAATTGATAATCATTCTCTTCTAGCAATTCAAGACGCTGTGGCTGACTCAAGCCTATACCAAGATGGCAAGCTCACAGCGGGTAAGTCCGCTCGCCAGGTTAAACAGAACCTGCAAGCCGACCCCGAAGCGGCTGCCATTCTAGGTGTGAAACAGAAAATTGAAACTGCACTGGCGTCGCACCCCTTGCTAAAACGCGCTGTCTACCCCCAGCGATTCGCCAAGATCATTATCAGTCGGTACCAACCGGGCATGGAATACGGTGCTCATATTGATGAGGCCTGTATAGACAATACGCGCACCGACATCGCATTTACTTTGTTTTTATCTGACCCCGATACCTATTCCGGAGGCGAACTCGAAATTCACAAATCGGACGGCATCGAGCAAATCAAACTACCAGCGGGGAGTGCTTATGTGTATTCCGCAGACACTATTCACCGCGTAACCCCCGTCACGGCCGGAGAGCGATTCGCCGCGATTGGATGGATTCAAAGCAAAATCCGACTTGCCGCCCACCGTCAGACCTTGTTTGATCTTAGTCAGGCGCTGGAATTGCTTCCAAGAAACGAGCAGAATACCGCCGCTCGTCTGAACATACTAAAAGTTAAAAGCAATTTGGAACGGCTCTGGTGCGACTGA
- a CDS encoding helix-turn-helix domain-containing protein, giving the protein MERLIFNTHDIVLLVTIYQCALFAMLLFVVRHQRRMADYFLVGFLLTQAAIPLHILVNYGTEFRYIALNISPDLYRVFEIAYWLEGPLLLWYTRALVYKNYQLTRIDLLFLLPAAVYLIWIWFEFYTLPFQIKVEFLRNYHTEQANFLRHAEGFIRECLRVFFSILCLIEIHQFRKQIRHRYSSLENIDLGWLNLLVIGFTIIRCWAVFVAAAIILNVHGGIPIDFSLMGLTGNYATLGLVTALIFFSLSRSRLFEGVITVEESNSEHVEFECDEVARIEAHMANQKPFLQHILTLEQLARQLELPTRTLSNIINRHFKQNFFEFINRYRIEESKRLLQDPDLAQLTMIEVMSKSGFNSKATFNTFFKKLVGVTPSQYRKQSLDS; this is encoded by the coding sequence TTGGAACGGTTAATTTTTAACACGCACGATATTGTGCTGCTCGTTACGATTTATCAGTGCGCGTTATTCGCTATGCTGTTGTTTGTGGTGCGACACCAGCGACGAATGGCGGACTATTTCCTGGTCGGTTTTTTACTGACTCAGGCAGCCATCCCACTGCACATTTTGGTGAATTACGGCACCGAATTCCGCTATATCGCGCTGAATATCTCGCCTGATCTCTACCGCGTGTTTGAAATTGCGTACTGGCTCGAGGGGCCATTATTGCTTTGGTATACACGTGCGCTGGTATACAAAAATTACCAACTCACACGCATCGATCTGTTGTTTTTACTGCCAGCGGCAGTCTATTTAATCTGGATCTGGTTTGAGTTTTACACGCTGCCATTCCAGATAAAAGTTGAGTTTTTACGCAACTACCACACAGAACAAGCCAACTTTCTGCGCCATGCCGAAGGGTTTATCCGAGAGTGCCTGCGTGTATTTTTCAGCATTTTGTGTCTGATCGAAATCCACCAGTTTCGAAAACAAATTCGGCATCGTTATTCCAGCCTGGAAAATATCGATCTGGGCTGGTTAAACCTGTTGGTGATTGGGTTCACCATCATTCGTTGCTGGGCCGTGTTTGTAGCCGCCGCAATTATTCTAAATGTCCACGGCGGCATTCCCATCGACTTCAGTTTAATGGGCTTAACAGGCAACTACGCCACCCTGGGGCTGGTTACGGCATTGATCTTTTTTAGTCTCAGCCGTTCACGCTTGTTTGAAGGCGTGATTACGGTGGAGGAAAGCAACTCCGAACACGTGGAGTTTGAGTGCGACGAAGTTGCACGCATTGAAGCCCACATGGCGAACCAAAAGCCATTCCTCCAACATATCCTGACTCTGGAGCAGCTCGCCCGACAACTGGAGCTCCCAACGCGAACTTTATCGAATATCATCAACCGTCACTTTAAACAAAACTTCTTCGAATTCATCAATCGCTACCGGATCGAAGAGTCGAAGCGCCTGCTGCAAGACCCAGATCTTGCCCAATTGACGATGATCGAGGTAATGTCAAAAAGTGGTTTTAACAGCAAAGCCACCTTTAACACATTTTTCAAAAAACTCGTCGGCGTTACCCCGAGTCAATATCGTAAGCAGAGCCTGGATAGTTAG